Below is a window of Camelina sativa cultivar DH55 chromosome 11, Cs, whole genome shotgun sequence DNA.
TCGAATAGCTTCATCAATTCTTCCAATAgacttttaataaatttatatgagaGAACAAGTAGATATATAGGCTACACAATGTTAATTAGCATCAAGTTTATGGTCTTGCTCGTTGCGCATATTACCCttttgatccctcaaaactccagcctcatcagCTCTCAATATGATTGTATTGACCATCTCTGctgacttggctgcttttgtgttttcacgctctagttgtcctaactcttggtttgtaagcttcattaaattaatttttagaatttgtttttttaggtttgggttcccaATTTACATTTAGACTATAGTTTTTAAGGGATAGAGTTTAGTATTGGAACGTAGAAGGTAGATATGTGAAACATTGGGCTTGACAAGAAGAATAAAGGAATATTATAGAATGATTGAGTAGTACGTTTCCACGAATAATCATTGTATTTGTGAGAGTTTGTCTTCGAGTTTTCAAGTTGAGGAAAGAAGGCAAGAGAAGACTCTCAACAATATCACAAGTTTTGATTAGAAATTTAAACACAAGGCCCAACACCAAGACAGCCCATCAATCTCGTATGAGTCATTCAAGGAAACGTGCTGGCGCCAACTCATTGTTTCCTTGTTAATGAAAACTGTGTGTTCTGTAACCTGCAAGTGATGTTCgaacaaaagaggaaaaagctGTTATAGCAAATTAACGAGACTGAATGATGAGAACAAAAGCTTGTTCTTCTCTTATTCATGAACGGCCTTAAATAGCCAATTACACAAAAACGACTGCCTCCTACATTATCGGAGGTCTTTAACAAACACGAACACAATCAACTAAGCCACAACTCCTTATACATTGGAGCTTTATTCTAACAATTCATGACTGAGTATAAATGACTAAGTCTAAACAACTCAACAAATTCCTTCCCTAAACTGATACTCGCCACTGTATCAGTTTACTTTGGAACCTCAACAAGCCCGAGCCTCTCCTTCAACTTCTTGAAAGTGTCTAACTTCAGTGGTTTAGTCATAACGTCCACCAGCTGATCTTGAGTTCCGCAGTGCATCAGCTTCACTTTGCCTTCTTTAGTTAAATCTCTCAAGTAATGAAATCGTACCTCAATATGCTTACTACGCCCATGATGAACTGGATTCTTTGACAATTGAATAGCTGAACTGTTGTCACACTTGATCGTAATGCATTCTTCATGACTTTCACCGATCTCACTAAGCACCCTCATCATCCAAATCCCTTGCGCTGCACATGAGACAGCTGCAATGTATTCTGCTTCAGTAGTCAATAAAGCCACAATGGGTTGCTTCTTAGAACTCCAAGAAACAGCTCCTCCCGCCATGAGAAACACAAAACCAGAGGTGCTTTTCCGATCATCCAAATCACCAGCATAGTCACTATCCGTAAAAGCCTGAAACTCACTCACTCCACGCTTATACATAATGTCAAGCTCCATAGTTTCTTTGACATACCTCAATATTCTCTTCACCACTGCGAGGTGTGCTTCAGTTGGTGTCTCCATATATCGACTTGCAAGCCCCACTACGAATGCCAAGTCAGGTCAGGTAACTGTGAGGTACATTAAGCTCCCTATAATCTGTTTGTAAAGCGTGGCATCGATGACTGCTCCACCTCCTGTCTTTGAAAGTTTTATTCCGGAACTATTGGATTGCTCACCCCATTGCTTGAAACCATGTAGAATCTTTCAAGAACCTCTCTCGCAAATTTCTTCTGACACATATAAATACCTTCTTCCCTCTGCAAAACCTCCACTCCGAGGAAGTATCTCATCTTCCCCAGATCAGTCATGTCGGATGTCTATTCATCGACTCCTTGAACTCAGTGATCATACTTTCACAATTACCAGTAAAGATCAGATCATCAACGTATAAACTAACAATGAGAATCTGACCTTGTTCTGTTTTCACAAACAGAGTATGCTCGAAGTCACACTTCACAAATCCTTCCCGAATGAAGTAGCTTTCTATCTTGCTGAACCACGCCCTTGGTGCTTGCTTTAAACCGTATAGAGCTTTCCTTAGCTTGTAAgctttttcttcatctcctttcTTCTTATAACCTTCTGGCTGGTCTACATAGACAGTTTCATGTAATTCTCCATGTAAGAACGCACTCTTTACATCAAGTTAGTGGATGATCCAGTTTCTTTCGGCTGCTTTAGCAATGATCATCCGAATTGTATCCCATCTAGCTACTGGAGCATAGACTTCATTGTAGTCGATCCCAAATCTCTAAGCATACCCCTTTGCAACCAATCTAGCTTTGAACTTATCAATCTCACCATCTTCATTGTACTTAGTCTTGTACACCCATTTAACTCCAATGGTTTTGACTCCTTTAGGTACTTCTATCAGCTACCATGTCTCGATCTTTTCAATGGACTCCAGTTCTGCTATCATCGCTTGTCTCCATTCCGGATACCTTACTGCTTCGTCATAGCTTACAGGATCATCAACTGCAGTACCAACCTGATTAGCGTGATCCTCGATAAAATGAGCAtacgcttcttcttctgtcttgaTGAAATGGGCatacacttcttcttctgaacGAACAACCCCACACTCATAGTCTTGCAAGTAGGTGGGAGCTGATCTGTCTCGTACTGGCTTTCCCTGCGGTTCAAGATTGTTACCAACAGCTTCTTGTGGTGCTTCCTCTTCTGACTCTGGTCCTGCTTCATTACCCTCTTGCAAGTATTCTTCTTCTCCCGTCATGATTTCTCCATCATTTTCCCAGGTGAGAGCAGCAACAGTAGAATCAAAAGGAGTTGAGCTATCTGCATTTTTCCTTCCCCAATCCCAATTCTCAGTTTCTTCAAAGATCACATCTCTGCTCATTGTGATCTTCTTGGAAATGGATTGTACATGCGATATGCTTTTGATTGCTCACTGATGCCAAGAAAAACACACTTACAACTCTTATCGTCGAGTTTTGTACGTTTTGCTTCTAGGATGTGAACGTGACCGATGCACCCAAAAACTCTGAAGTGCTTCACATTTGGTTTGAGGCCACTCCACACCTCCTCAGGCGTTTGATCTTGTAGTACATTGGTAGGGCTGCGATTCAGAACATGCGTTATCCATTTGACTCCTTCTGCCCAGAAAACTTTAGGCATTTGTCTCTCTGAAAGTGTGCTTCGAACAAGGTTCATgatggtttggtttcttctttcagCGACCCCATTTTTCTGAAGCGTGTAGGCAGCCGTTAGTTGACGCTTAATGCCTTCAGATTTGCAAAAATCTTCAAACTCATTGGAGCAGAACTCTCCACCTTGGTATGTTCTTAAACAGCATATTGTCATACCTGACTCTTTCTCCACACTTGCTTTGTAGTTTCTGAACACTTGAAATGTTTATGACTTCTCTGCAAGCAGATAACTCCACATCTTTCTACTGTGATCATCAATAAAGGTAAGCATATACCTCTTCTGTCCCATGGAAGCTGGAGTAATTGGTCCGCATATATCTGAGTGTATCATCTGCAACACTTTTGAGGCTCTCCATGAATTTTTCTTTGGGAATGATTCTCGCTTCTGCTTCTTGACGAGACAGTTTTCACACACTTTTTCGCATGATTCAATATGAGGGAGACCTTCCACCATTCCCTTTGAGCTCAAAGACTTTTATAGTTCAAGTGAGCAAACTTGCAGTGCCAGAGATGTGTGTTGTTGAGCGTCTCCACCTTCAGGCATGATTCTCCTCCCATTGCTTGAGCAACGATCACGAACATGCGGTTTTCACTCATCGGAGTCTCAATGATGAGTCCTCTTGATGGGTGATAGATTTGCAAACACCTTCTTGAATCAGAATCACCAAGTTTTTATTCTGCAATTGTCCTAGACTCAACAGGTTGTTGCTCAGCTCCGAGACGTAATAGACGTCATGTATCACCTGAGTTAAGTCATTCACCCTCATTTTGACACTTCCTTTCCCTTGTACCATCATACGTGCGCCATTTCCAAGTTTTACTGAGTGTCGAAAGCTCTCATCCAGCTCACCGAACCATTTCTTTGCACCAGTCATGTGGTTGATGCAACCACTGTCTAAGAACCACAAACTCTCCATTGTGGACTATTTCTCTTCTACATACGACATCAGCAAAAGTTCATCCTCTTTGTTGAACTCTACAAAGTTTGCTTGTCTCTCAACACCCGGGCATTCAAACTGGAAATGTCCCAATTTATGACATTTGTAGCATTCCACCAATGCCTTGTTAAATGATCATGTTCTTCCACGTCCTCTACCACGGCCTCGAGATGAACCTCCTCTACCTCTTGATCCACTCCAGTCGTTGCCTTCATAAGTCACCTTTAACACTTGCTCGTCTTTTATGATCCCCATAGCATGTCTTGTGAGTTTCTGCTCATGACACCGTAACGAGCTTTGGAGCGCATCCACAAAAAGACTACTTATGTCTTTAGATTCTTCAATTGAACACACCACATATGCGAACTTCTCTGAGAGTGTCCGTAAGATCTTCTCCACAATCTTGGCTTCTTGAATCTCCTCTCCAAGATTTCCCATGTCTGTTACAACTAGCAACACTCTTGAGAAGTACTCTGCAATGCTCtatgtttctttcatttcaAGAACCTCAAACTCCATTCTCAACCGTTGAAGTTGTGCTCGCCTCACACGCTCATCGCCTTGAAACTTGGTTTTTAGGGAATCCCACAGTTGCGTGGTCGTGTCCTTCTGAATTATCTGTTTCAGAACCGACTTGTCGATTTCTTGAAACAAATAGTTCTTCACCTTCAAGTCAGTCAGCTTCTTATCGGCTAACTCTTGTCTTTGTGCTCCATTGAGGATCTCCCCACGAGCTGGCTCAATGTAGCCTTTCTCGATCAGATCCCACCACTCCTTGGATCTCAAGAGATTCTCCATTAGCATACTCCAATGCTCAAAATCACCGTCAAATTTTGGAATTGCAAGCATGCTCTGACTCTCTCCTGATATTGTGTTTCACTCACCCTtttatactctctctctcacgaaATTCTCACCACTCTGatctagctctgataccaatatGTTATAGCAAATTAACGAGACTGAATGATGAGAACAAAAGCTTGTTCTTCTCTTATTCATGAACGGCCTTAAATAGCCAATTACACAAAAACGACTGCCTCCTACATTATCGGAGGTCTTTAACAAACACGAACACAATCAACTAAGCCACAACTCCTTATACATCGGAGCCTTATTCTAACAATTCATGACTGAGTCTAAACGACTAAGTCTAAACAACTCAACAAAAGCAAGGGACAAAACGCAATGAGTGGGTGAGATGGAAGGGAGAGTTTTGAATGCGTGTAGGGTTTGAGTTGTGAATGTAAAAGCTTTATGTAGAAGCCAATTATATAAGCTTGATTCTAGTGGATTCCGGGACAGATGTTTCCCGGAGTGAGTAGGGTTTCCTATAAGAGTTTCTATGGAGTATCTTATAGGTTCTCAAATGAGAACCGATCTATGTTctcttcattcttttctttataaatttttttttggataccTTCTAAAATGTAACCGATGGAGGTGTTCTAAGAAACTACTAGAGAGCGGTAGAAATAACACAAAGAATTAGATAATTTCATTTAtaatatcatgttttttttgaaattaatttttagtaatgttaaacatatattttaattaattattttcataatttaaatagTTCAAAACCTAAATGGAAAATAACTCAATTTTGCTAACCAAAAAATCCACAAAGGGAGAAGGGAGAGATTTGTGATTTTGCAGATAACACAAATTCAACCAGACGCCGTcgaatgaaaacaaagaaacaaaggacATGGTTTAGCAGAGAGAGAATTGAGCAGAGGTGAGAGGACTCTGATGCTCCTTGGTGGAAATGATGTGAAGAAAAGAGTAAATCGTGatggagaggagagagaaagacgCAGTAGAGTGGTGAAAACCAATGGTGGGTCTGGGGActcatgttgttgttgtggcaAGTCTTGATTGTGGTGGAGGAGCCAAGACAGGTCAGAACTGGGAAGGTAAAGGGGGAGAAGAGAAATAAAGTGTAAAGAAAGATGGAGATAAAAGATGTGTAGAGGAGCCAACTTTGGGGGCTCTACGGCACCGTATCTGACGTCTTTTGGGAAAAGTAAAGATACCTACGTGATATCCAACAAGCCAATAGTCCTTACTAAGTGACAGACCTTCAATAGGAATTAAACTCAACGAGTTATGTCTGTTACTTCCTAGCCAAGTAGCTGCTGGAAAGTGGTGTAATTTATGCTAAGTAAACAACATGAACAGTTGGAAGATGGGTTATTGAGGGCATCTTTTGGAGGTCTTATTGATGTCCGATTGAGCTGAAAATTTGTGGAGAGACTCGTGGTAGTACATGCTCCATAATCAACGGTGGAATTACACGAGTTCGGTTTGAGCTGAAACCTTGCAGGAGCTTCCATGGCTTATGAAAAtaggtactttttttttgttatttatcagatatataatattacCAACAGCAgtctatataaaataataaattaaataatagtatactattttatttgttttcttattaattttataaaaaaacataaatgatgcttaaattataaataaacaaaaaaattttgttaagaaaatgaaaacaaatatgttataattcTTTTGTAAATTATCTAAAACTTTTGCATATTATAATAGTTTTGCATATCATCTATCAGTATATAGCTATTTACAtgatttttaagtttaaaactttttaaagacaATCCATAAAAGGATATAGTGTAGCGCGGATTCAAAACATAGTTATTATTACTAGTCAAAGTTAAAGTGATTGTGTTGACATTTATTCTCGCGAACATAGAAACAAATGTTCGGGAGCTTGTGGTCGAGTGGCAGAGAGCGGGACTGGGACGTTACAGCGTTTTAGGTTCAATTCTCCTACTGCGCGAAACTAAGTCACGTTTTCCTGGACGGAgaaggagaaacaaaaacattagcTCTCCAACAATTCAACGTGGaaacaactttaaaaaataaaaataaatgattcatGATGAAAGCAACCTTTATTAGAGATATTTCATCaatcctttctttcttttttttgtgagtaCCGATCTCGTAATCCTTTAGGATGATATTTCAAATCATATGTCATCGTGTATGCTTCGAGCTATAGCATgttaatgatttttgtttgtcacCTGTTATTCTATTCATGcctattttggaaaaaaacatcTGTAATTTTTGAATATGGGGTTAAATAATATTACATTGGATGTAAGAACAATACTATCCTTCTCAAGAAGTGTTATTATCCAGTTTGTAATTACCCATTTTTAAGTTATTCATATACATTTTGCTAACTCTGATcctgtatttttaaattataagttctTTTAAAGCGTTCTTTGGTATGTATCACTTGTTAAATTTTGGAGTTCAATGGAAACTTCTAGAATGATAGGATAAGGATAGTacatcaaaaataatttcttgGAATCTTCATCTAAACTATTCGCTTGCTGCTTTCTGTGTGATTTCCAAAGtaaaagttttaagaaaaattacaCACATCAGAATCTTAGTTGTCAAGCCATTAAGTGGTTGATGAGTGTTTTGAAGGAGTGGAGAACAATCCTGGTGGAATTTGCCTGGGATTCTACCTAATTTTCAGGTATTGAGTTCAGATGGATATTTACATAACTTCCCTCCTATGCGGATTAAGAAGTGAGTGACTAGGCTCCGCAATCTTTGAATGTACAAGCAGTCCGGAAACTTGACAGAGACCATCTGAACCAGGGTAACATCTCCAGGAAACAGCTCCACTCCGGGTGTAGAAAAATGTATGAGCTCCACGAGAGAAGACCAGGGAGAGAAGGCTACATAGAGTGACGGAGATATCGTTCCAACAGATTATAAGTTTAAGAAATGAACATTCATCATCCTTTAGGGatatcttttttatgttttacaacagtaacaacaacaaaaacacagtaAGTGGTATTGCTGGTTATGGGAAGGTTTTAGCTATGGGAAGGTTTTGAGTCGCCAATTTGTTCTGCCGTGTTTTCGACCTTCTGTTTCCGATTGTAGAAGCTAATTATCTTCTTATCCAGTTTGTAGTATGCGTCCATTCTCTTTAATGGTTTCAGGCTTAGATCAATGAAGTGTACCTACATTTCCCAGTCCagatatcaaataaatataccaaaaaataaaaacaaatttcacgGTTCCTGAAAACTCAATTGCTTTCTAATGAATCCCTTTTCTCATCAGGACTACAAATTCAACAATCACACCATGATCTCAGCAGATGGTTCTAATATTTCTTTCACCATGAAAGATAagaatatgttaaaattaatgATACCTTGTAATCGAAAGTTTGATTGGTCGATTGTAGAGAAACGTAATCACAAGAAGGCGCTGAGTCCCAAGCGTTTCTTGATTGAAAACTGATCATAAGACTACAGTCTTTGGCAGTTGCAGCAATTAGATACTCCTTCACGATCTTCAAACTCTCATCTAAAGGTAAAGCATGTAGAGACGATTTCGCCTCCAATGGCGTACCTTCTTTACAGATAGGGCAAGGCTGGTTGATAATATCGTAATACGAATGAATCGCTCCTTCAATGTCTAATTTGTCTAGCTTCTGGATTTCAAGAAGTCTATTGAGCACTCCAGAGCCACAGACCGCGTCAGATACTAGTTGTAGAAAGGACTTCGTCCTATGACCATCTTCTGATTCAATAAAGCCTTTGAGAGCATCCTCAAAGGCATACCCGATTTCAGGGCTGGTTCTCCCGGTGCTTTCGCCAGAACCACCTAATATGAGAGAACCATTCAAGAATACACGGAAATTGTTTTGGGGAGTAGAATATAAGGCTTTTATAGCTTCCAAAACTCTCTCTTTGGATCCAGAGAACAGATCAAGAGGATCATATTCGCTTTCTTCAGATATCTGTAGAACAGTGGCATACTTAGAAGTTAGAAGACTTTTCGGCAAACCACAATCTATAGACCTCTTACACAAAAGAAAGTTCCATTAAGATTGTAAACTACATACGATTTGCCTTACCTCGTTATATTCCAACTTCAAAAGTTGATGCATTTTGAAGCGGCTTACGCTTGTTTTGAGCATGTTTTCTTTACCTATGAACCTTGACGTTGGAAGAAATCCGCATTTGGGCTACTTCAGGGAATTAAGGACAGCGATTTTAGGTCAAGGATGGGAAATACAAGGACCAGtgaataggaaaaaaaaaagaagaggatttATCAAACCTTGATTTCAACACTAATGCAGTCACCACTGGTAGAAATCCCTGACACAGATCAACTGATAGTTACGACTAATTTACGTGATCACAACAAAACACTCAACACAGATATGATTctctaaaaaaaatctgatttctgATTATAAAACGGTTACCTTGAGAAAAAAGTGAATGATCATTCAAAATAAGGGCAGAATCATGACTAGTATCAACATTTGCTGCATTAACACGCCATAGCGGACGCTGCTTAGTTACTTTCTTATCAACACACTCAAGAAATTCCTTAGACACAGATACACGTACCTGGTAGACAAGAAACACCACAATACTCCAATCATCAGCTCACCAAGAAGCCATTGGGTGTCCAAACGAAACCAACAAAGACAAATTGATAATAGAACTTACTCCCGCATCGACATGTTTAGTACCCAAGAGTGGGATAATCACATTCTTAACATATCTTTGCTCAAGAACTTCCTTGTTTGGAGATGAAATAATCTCCTTGTGTTCTCTCCACAGAAGTTGCTCATCGCTTGTTAAAACCGAAACAACGCCGTTTGCACTCTTGGCTGCTTTATCATTCCTCCGAGCCTTCTGTATGCGAATCACTTTCCCCACCTAATATAAAAGTCCACCAAGAATGACAATCataatcaaactaaaacaaaccaaatcaatccTGTACATGAGGTTTTTACACTATTGGAAAATTGTGTAATTCTTCTCTATACAAATTAACTCAATTCAACAGCCAAAACATTTCTATCACATTTGCAAACCtaattctgattctgattctgattctaaTTCTAATTCtaattctcattctcattctgattctgattctgattctgattcatcatcatcatcatcatcatcctcgagCCTGAGGGCCACTAAAATAGAATCTGAAGAATCTAAGCAAAACtcataaagcaaaaaaaaaaagaaaaaaagttcaatGACGGCGAGAATCtgaactactttttttttcacaaggAAATCAAATTTCACCAAAAGCTtgctttttaacttttaacaggattcaaaaaaaaaaaaaaaaaaaaaaaaaaaaaaaaaaNNNNNNNNNNNNNNNNNNNNNNNNNNNNNNNNNNNNNNNNNNNNNNNNNNNNNNNNNNNNNNNNNNNNNNNNNNNNNNNNNNNNNNNNNNNNNNNNNNNNNNNNNNNNNNNNNNNNNNNNNNNNNNNNNNNNNNNNNNNNNNNNNNNNNNNNNNNNNNNNNNNNNNNNNNNNNNNNNNNNNNNNNNNNNNNNNNNNNNNNNNNNNNNNNNNNNNNNNNNNNNNNNNNNNNNNNNNNNNNNNNNNNNNNNNNNNNNNNNNNNNNNNNNNNNNNNNNNNNNNNNNNNNNNNNNNNNNNNNNNNNNNNNNNNNNNNNNNNNNNNNNNNNNNNNNNNNNNNNNNNNNNNNNNNNNNNNNNNNNNNNNNNNNNNNNNNNNNNNNNNNNNNNNNNNNNNNNNNNNNNNNNNNNNNNNNNNNNNNNNNNNNNNNNNNNNNNNNNNNNNNNNNNNNNNNNNNNNNNNNNNNNCAAATCGATGTTCACCACGCGACAATGCAAATCGATCGAGAACGAAAGCAAAACGagtagttgaagaagaagacgaagtagAGCTTTTTGAAAGAGTTTCCTGTTCTTGTTGACTACATCAAATTGGGTTTTCTTCTGTTAAGCTTTGGAGAGTCAAATTGTGAGCTGACCTTCTCTGAGATACAAATTGAAAGAGAAGCGTATGTAATGTATTATTCTCTATGTGTATAGAATCCACGTGGATGCTAGTAACCTCCAcgttttatctttttcttgatGAGACACACTGTATGTATCCCCCCTCTAAATTTTgcaaaaacttgtaaaattgCAGCAAGttagtatataaaatataaaaattattagaaatatctTTTACAGAtacttgttttcaaaaatattctataatatatcTATAGTACAAAACAAggattttcgaaaaaaaaaaaaaaaaaaatccatataatGTCCCTACgacaaaagcaaagaaaaagaaaaaaaaaaaaattaagggcAAATAGATAATCAGAAGTGTAAAAGGATCTACACTATTCGGATCTTAACTACTTTAGATGTGTATCCAAACAGTCCTTTCTCTCAAACCTATAAATGAAATCGAAATAAAACGTAATCACAACCCAATCATCTCAACTATAGAAACGGTAACTAATTTAATGTAATCCCTGATTTTCCTCTTCCATATCGTACCAAACAGGAAaatgaaatcataaaattaactgaaaatatttacagttaaagaaaaatattctcATTTCTATCAATCACAACAACCAATACTCAGTAGTTACCAATTTTGTTCgtaatttaatatgttaatcaaaaccaaacaattcTCCTTTTCACAGCTGaccattaaaaatatcaatcatCTCAACTAAAAACGGAAACAGTTTTAATCCAATTCTTAATCTTAGTATGGTATATCATATCAAccccaaaatcaaatcaaaaacagaaaattttaaattgattgCATCGAACATTCTTCCTATCAAACAAACCCAACAACCGAAAACTTATGCTACTAACTATTACATAAGTCAGGGCGGCTACAGATGTTTCACTCATGTTTCCGAGCTCAAGGTCTTGAAAACAACATGGAAGATAAGAGTCAAGATCGTGCATAGAGATGATATTGGTtgattattttccttttgcttataactattaaatatatttcctacAACTAACCAAGAACTTACAAGTTTTAATAACTATGTT
It encodes the following:
- the LOC109124944 gene encoding inositol-pentakisphosphate 2-kinase-like, whose protein sequence is MLKTSVSRFKMHQLLKLEYNEISEESEYDPLDLFSGSKERVLEAIKALYSTPQNNFRVFLNGSLILGGSGESTGRTSPEIGYAFEDALKGFIESEDGHRTKSFLQLVSDAVCGSGVLNRLLEIQKLDKLDIEGAIHSYYDIINQPCPICKEGTPLEAKSSLHALPLDESLKIVKEYLIAATAKDCSLMISFQSRNAWDSAPSCDYVSLQSTNQTFDYKVHFIDLSLKPLKRMDAYYKLDKKIISFYNRKQKVENTAEQIGDSKPSHS
- the LOC104728644 gene encoding inositol-pentakisphosphate 2-kinase-like — protein: MYRIDLVGKVIRIQKARRNDKAAKSANGVVSVLTSDEQLLWREHKEIISSPNKEVLEQRYVKNVIIPLLGTKHVDAGVRVSVSKEFLECVDKKVTKQRPLWRVNAANVDTSHDSALILNDHSLFSQGISTSGDCISVEIKV